ATGCCGCCCAGCGTCATCGAGATAAGGTCAATGGTGGCGAGAAGTTCATCCCCCACGCCGCCCCCGGCCTCAATGCGCCGCAGTTCCCCCAGGACGGCGGCGAGTTGGTCACGCAGGGCCTTGTAGACCCTGGGATTGCCCTGCACCACCACGGCCCGGTCTAAGAGCCGCCGGGTGATGTAGTCCTGCTTGGTCAGCCCGGAGAGGCGGACGGCAATCTCAATCTGTTCGTTTTCCTCCGGGGACACCCGGAACGCTATGGTTTTGCTTCTCCATCGGTTGTGGTTGTCAAGGTTCTTTGCAGACATGATTTAAGCCCCCTTTCGCTCCATGTCCAGTTTGTTCGCCATCTCCGCCTGCCGGGTGGGAAACAGGTGAGCGTAGCGGTAGGTGATGTCGATACTTTCATGTCCCACCCGGTCAGCGATTGCCAGGGCGGTGAAGCCCATGTCAATCAGCAGGGAAATGTGGCTGTGTCGGAGGTCGTGAATCCTGATCCGCTTGACCCCCGCCTCTTTCGCTCCCCTGTCCATCTCCCGGTGAAGGTAGGATTTCGTCACGGGGAAAATGCGGTCTGTCGGCTTTGCGGCATACAGGCTCTTGATGTAGTCCTCCATTTCTTCACAGAGGAAAGCGGGCATTTGAATGACCCTGTTGCTCTTGGCGGTCTTGGGGTCGGTGACTACATCCTGGCCCTTGATACGCTGATAGGATTTTGAGATGGAAACCGTCTGCTTCTCAAAGTCGAAGTCCCCAGGGGTGAGGGCCAGCAATTCCCCCTCCCGGATACCGCACCAGTAGAGCATTTCAAAGGTATAGTAGGAGAGGGGCTTGTCCATCATAGCGTCAGCAAATTTCAGATACTCCGCTTTCGTCCAGAACAGCATTTCCCGGCCCTTGGCCTTGCCCATGTTGCCCACCTGGGCGGCGGGGTTGGCTTTCAGCTTGTAGTGCTTCACCGCATGATTGAAAACGGCGCTCAACTGATTGTGCAGCGTTTTCAAGTAAACGGGGGAGTAGGGCTTGCCGTTCTTGTCCCGGTAGTTGAGCATTTCGCTTTGCCACGCCATGACCTCTTTAGAACTAATCTCGCTCATTTTCCGCTTGCCGAAGTATGGCACCAGCTTCTTGTAGAGGATATGCTCTTTCGTCCCCCAGGTGTTCTCCTTGATACGGCCTTTCATGTCCGTAGCGTAGAGCGCCACGAAACTCTCAAAGGTCATATCCAGGTCAGCGGTCTGCTGTTGCAGGAACGTCCGTTCCCACTCCAGCGCCTCCCGCTTGGTCTTGAAACCCCGTTTCATCTTCTTTTCCTTTTTCCCTGTCCAGTTCTCAAAGTAAAAGGACGCATACCATGTGCCTTTGGCCTTGTCTTTGTATGCTGGCATTTTGTTCCCTCCTTACTGATTTTCCCGCAGTCCATAGAACTTTTCCTCAAAGTAATTCCTGCTCACCCGTCCGGGGATGGTGAGGAAACCCTTCTGCTTCAGTTCCTCGTTCATCTCCCGCACCAGCTTGTAGGCGTAGGGTTTGGAGATACCCAGCACCCCGGCCACTTCCTCGGCCCGTACAAACAGTTCCTTGCTCATGTTTTCACCTCCTCGCTTCTTATTCGCAAAATTGTTAATGCCAACGTCCTTATTATACATTCGCATGGTTGTTAATGTCAAGAGGAAATTTCGCAATTTTGTTAATTTTTCTCTTGCGTATTTCGCTTATTTGCGCTATACTATGTTCAAAGGCGGTGGAACATATGACAGTAGGAGAAAAAATCAAGAAAATCCGAACTTTTCGAGGCATGACGCAAAAGGAATTGGGGCTGGCTGTCGGTTTTGAGGAAAAGGGAGCGGACAACCGTATTGCCCAGTACGAAACGAATTACCGTGTTCCGAAAAGGGAACTGCTGGACAAGATTGCCCAGGCGCTTCGGGTAGACTTCCAGAACTTCTACACGCTCCGTCCTGGCTGCGCCGAGGACTTCATGCGGACATTCTTCTGGCTGGACGAGGACAGCCCCGGCTCCATCCGCTTGTTTCAGCTTGTCCGCAATCCCGGCAAGACGGGGGCCTCCGATGATACCGCCGTCCGCTACAATGACACGGACGACTGGCCCGCTCAACCTCCCGTGGGCATATACTTCAACTATGGGCTGGTAGATGAGTTCATGCGGGAATGGCTCTTGCGTCAGCAGGAACTTCACGCCGGGGAAATTACCAGGGAGGAATACTTTGAATGGAAAATCAACTGGCCGTGTACCTGTGACGACAGCAAACGGTTTGACTACTATGTTCCTTGGAGAAAAGAAAAATAGGACAAGCAAAGCCGCCCTGCTGAATTTGTCGTTCAGCAGGGCGGCTTGCTTGCCCTTTGCAATCATTCTCTTGTGTACCGGGTTGACACGAATAGTATCAATCCAGTATCACAAGGCAGATTGACAGGTCAAAAACCCTGTATTCATGCGGGTTTGAGCCGTTTTGACGGTCATTCCCACTCAATCGTCCCGGTGGGCTTCGGCGTCAGGTCATAGCAGACCCGGTTGATCCCCTTCACCTCGGTCACGATGCGCTGGGTGATGGCGTGCAGCACCGGCCAGGGGATGTCCTCGATTGTGGCGGTCATCGCGTCCACCGTGTTCACGGCACGAATGATCGCGGGCCACTCGTCGCAGCGGGCGTTGTCGCGCACGCCCACGCTTTTCAGATCCGGCACAATGGTGAAATACTGCCACACCGTTTTGTCCAGGCCGGCTTTTGCAAATTCCTCACGCAGAATGGCGTCGCTCTCGCGCAAAGCCTCCAGCCGGTCGCGGGTGATGGCGCCCAGGCACCGCACCCCCAGCCCCGGCCCGGGGAACGGCTGGCGGTAGACCATATCCGCCGGAAGCCCCAGCGCAAGGCCCGCCGCGCGCACCTCGTCCTTGAAAAGCTGGCGCACCGGCTCCACCAGCTCGAAGGCCAGATCCTCCGGCAGGCCGCCCACATTGTGGTGGCTCTTGACCACCTTGTTGGTTTTTGTGCCGCTCTCCACAATGTCCGGGTAAATGGTGCCCTGGGCCAAAAATTCAATGCCCGAAAGCTTTCTGGCCTCTTCCTCAAACACCCGGATGAACTCGGCGCCAATGATCTTGCGCTTTTGCTCGGGGTCGGCCACGCCGGCCAGCTTGTCCAAAAAGCGGTCGGTGGCGTCCACATACACCAGGTTTGCGCCCAGGTTGTGGCGGAACACCTGCACCACCTGCTCGGGCTCGCCCTTGCGCAGCAGCCCGTGGTTCACATGCACACAGGTCAGCTGGTCCCCAATGGCGCGCAGCAGCAACGCGGCCACCACGCTGCTGTCCACCCCGCCCGAGAGCGCCAGCAGCACCTTTTTGTCCCCCACCTGCCGCCTCACCAGCTCGATCTGGTCGGCAATGAAGTTCTTCATGTTCCAGTTCGCCTCGGCCTTGCAGGTGTCAAACACGAACGCGCGCAGCATCTGTTCGCGCTCGGCGTCGCCGGCGGGCCAGGCGGGCGCGCCGGCATAATCCGCCGCAAGCACGGGCAGGCCGCTCTGCAGCACCGCCTCACTGGGCTCCAGGGCCGCGCCGTCCACCACATTGTTGGGGCCGCCGTTTAAAATGAACCCCCTCACGCCCGGCAGCGCGGCCAGCTGCTGCGCGGTCAGGTCGTTGGGGTGGATCTCGCTGTACACCCCCAGCGCGCGCACCTCGCGGGCAATTTGGGCGCTCTGCTCGCCGCCCAGGTCAAGGATCACGATCATATCCTGCTTCATTGAGTGATATCTCCCATCCTTTGTAATTTTATCGCCGTGCGGCGCTCTTCAGGGGTGCATTGCTTATGCCGTGAACGCCGGGTCCGGCCGGCAAAGCAGCGCGCCGCGGCGGGCTTTCCCGCAAGGGGCAAAACTCGCCGCTTTTAATTGGCAGTCACCGCGGTTCTTCGGTTATTATAGCACAGGGAATATTTCCCGCGCAACACAAAATGCCCCCACAGCTGCAAAAAGCTCCCCGCCCAAACAGGCGGGGAGCTTTAAAGTGCCTTACAAGCTCAAACGATTACTCGTAGATCTTGGAAACCACGCCGGAACCCACGGTGCGGCCGCCCTCACGGATGGCGAAACGCAGGCCCTCGTCCATGGCGATGGGGGTGATCAGCTCCACTTCGATGGTCACGTTGTCGCCGGGCATGCACATCTCGGTGCCCTCGGGCAGGGTGATGACGCCGGTCACGTCGGTGGTGCGGAAGTAGAACTGGGGGCGATAGTTGTTGAAGAACGGGGTGTGACGGCCGCCCTCATCCTTTTTCAGGATGTACACCTGGCCCTGGAACTTGGTGTGGGGGTGAATGGTGCCGGGCTTCGCCAGCACCTGGCCGCGCTCGATGTCGGTGCGCTGCACGCCGCGCAGCAGAGCGCCCACGTTGTCGCCGGCTTCGGCGTAGTCCAGCAGCTTGCGGAACATCTCCAGGCCGGTAACGGTGGTCTTGGTCTTCTCTTCCTTCAGGCCAACGATCTCAACTTCCTCGCCGGTCTTGATCTGGCCGCGCTCCACACGGCCGGTGGCAACAGTGCCGCGGCCGGTGATGGTGAACACGTCCTCAACAGGCATCAGGAACGGCTGGTCGGCCATGCGGTCGGGGGTGGGGATGTAGCTGTCCACCGCTTCCATCAGGTCCAGGATGCACTTGTACTCGGGGGCGTTCACGTCGGTGGAGCTGGACTCCAGCACCTTCAGCGCGCTGCCCTTGATGATGGGGGTGTCGTCGCCGGGGAACTCGTACTCGGTCAGCAGATCGCGGATCTCCATCTCCACCAGATCCAGCAGCTCCTCGTCGTCCACCTGGTCCACCTTGTTCATGAACACCACGATGTAGGGCACGCCTACCTGGCGGGACAGCAGGATGTGCTCGCGGGTCTGGGGCATGGGGCCGTCGGCGGAAGACACCACCAAGATCGCGCCGTCCATCTGGGCAGCGCCGGTGATCATGTTCTTCACGTAGTCGGCGTGGCCCGGGCAGTCCACGTGGGCATAGTGACGGTTGTCGGTCTGGTACTCCACGTGGGAGGTGTTGATGGTAATGCCGCGCTCGCGCTCCTCGGGAGCCTTATCGATGTTGGCGTAATCGGTGAATTCGGCGTCGCCCTTCATGGCCAGCACCTTGGTGATGGCGGCAGTCAGGGTGGTCTTGCCGTGGTCAACGTGGCCGATGGTGCCAATGTTGACATGGGGTTTGTTGCGCTCAAATTTAGCTTTGCCCATTTTAATTTATCCTCCTTTTTTAGAACCGTTTGAACCTATGGTTATGATACTAGAACTCGTGCCAAAAATCAAGTGATATTTGGCGTTTTGCGCCGCTCCGGGCCGCCCGAAACTCAGTCCTTCTTGCGGCCGGCCATAATGCCCTCGGCAATATTCTTGGGAACCTCGGCATAGTGGCTGGGCTCCATGGAATACTGGCCGCGGCCCTGGGTCTTGCTGCGCAGGTCGGTAGAGTAACCGAACATGTTCGACAGGGGCACGAACGCATTGATCTGCTGCGAACCGGTCAGGGCTTCCATGCCCTGGATCTGGCCGCGGCGGGCGTTCAGATCGCCGATCACGTCGCCCATGTAGTCGTCGGGCACAATTACCGCGACCTTCATGATGGGCTCCATGATGGCGGGGTCCGCCTTGGCCATGGCGTCCTTAAACGCCATGGAACCGGCGATCTTAAACGCCATTTCCGAAGAGTCGACCTCGTGGTACGAGCCGCCCTTCAGGGTGACCTTCACATCCTCCACCGGGTAACCGGCCAGAATGCCGGCCTTCATGGCGCCCTGGATGCCCTGGTCGATGGGTCCAATGAACTCCTTGGGCACTTCGCCGCCAACAACAGCGTTCACGAACTCGTAGCCCTTACCGGGCTCGCCGGGCTCAATGTCGATGATGCAGTGACCGTACTGGCCCTTACCACCGGACTGGCGCGCATACTTGGTATTGGAGGAAGCGGGCCGGCGGATGCACTCGCGGTAGGCCACCTGGGGCGCGCCCACGTTGGCCTCCACCTTGAACTCGCGCAGCAGGCGGTCCACAATGATCTCCAAGTGCAGCTCGCCCATGCCGGCAATGATGGTCTGGCCAGTTTCCTCGTCGGTCCAGGTCCGGAAGGTGGGGTCCTCTTCGGCCAGCTTGTTCAGCGCAATGCCCATCTTCTCCTGACCGGCTTTGGTCTTGGGCTCAATGGCAACGCGGATCACGGGCTCGGGGAACTCCATGCTCTCCAGAATAACGGGGTGCTTGGGGTCGCACAGGGTGTCGCCGGTGGTGGTGTTCTTCAGGCCCACCGCGGCGGCAATGTCGCCGGCGTAGCAGGTCTCAATGTCCTGCCGGTGGTTGGCGTGCATCTGCAGAATGCGGCCCATGCGCTCGTTGTTGTCCTTCACCGAGTTGAACACGGTGCTGCCGGCGTCCACCTTGCCGGAATAGACGCGGAAGAAGCACAGCTTGCCCACAAACGGGTCGGTGGCGATCTTAAAGGCCAGTGCGGAGAACGGCGCGTCGTCCGCGGACGGGCGGCTGGTCTCCTCGCCGGTCTTGGGGTCGGTGCCCTTGATGTCCTCGATGTCGGTCGGGGCGGGCATGTAGTCCACAATCGCGTCCAGCAGCTTCTGCACGCCCTTGTTGCGGTAAGAAGTACCGCAGGTCACGGGCACGATGGTGTTGTCGATGGTCTCATGGCGCAGGGCTTTTTTGATCTCTTCCCGGGTGAGCTCCTCGCCCTCCAGGTACTTCATCATCAGCTCTTCGTCGCCCTCGGCAACCGCCTCCAGCAGCTCGGCGCGATACTGCTCGGCCAGTTCCTTCATATCCTCGGGGATCGGCTCCACGCGGATGTCGGTGCCCATGTCGTCGTAGTAGATGTCCGCGGTCATATCGATCAGGTCGATAATGCCCTTGAAGTCATCTTCCTTGCCGATGGGCAGCTGAATGGGCACCGCGTTGCACTTCAGGCGCTCGCGCATCATTTTCACAACGCGGTAAAAATCGGCGCCCATAATGTCCATCTTGTTCACGTAGGCCATGCGGGGCACGCGGTATTTGTCGGCCTGGCGCCACACAGTCTCGGACTGGGGCTCCACACCGCCCTTGGCGCACAGCACGGTCACAGAACCGTCCAGCACGCGCAGGCTCCGCTCCACCTCCACGGTGAAGTCCACGTGGCCCGGGGTGTCAATGATGTTGATCCGGTGCCGGTTTTTCTTGGCAGC
This window of the Oscillospiraceae bacterium genome carries:
- the fusA_1 gene encoding elongation factor G translates to MPRDVSLEMTRNIGIMAHIDAGKTTTTERILYYTGVNHKIGETHDGAATMDWMAQEQERGITITSAATTCYWSHTELLSDPAAAKKNRHRINIIDTPGHVDFTVEVERSLRVLDGSVTVLCAKGGVEPQSETVWRQADKYRVPRMAYVNKMDIMGADFYRVVKMMRERLKCNAVPIQLPIGKEDDFKGIIDLIDMTADIYYDDMGTDIRVEPIPEDMKELAEQYRAELLEAVAEGDEELMMKYLEGEELTREEIKKALRHETIDNTIVPVTCGTSYRNKGVQKLLDAIVDYMPAPTDIEDIKGTDPKTGEETSRPSADDAPFSALAFKIATDPFVGKLCFFRVYSGKVDAGSTVFNSVKDNNERMGRILQMHANHRQDIETCYAGDIAAAVGLKNTTTGDTLCDPKHPVILESMEFPEPVIRVAIEPKTKAGQEKMGIALNKLAEEDPTFRTWTDEETGQTIIAGMGELHLEIIVDRLLREFKVEANVGAPQVAYRECIRRPASSNTKYARQSGGKGQYGHCIIDIEPGEPGKGYEFVNAVVGGEVPKEFIGPIDQGIQGAMKAGILAGYPVEDVKVTLKGGSYHEVDSSEMAFKIAGSMAFKDAMAKADPAIMEPIMKVAVIVPDDYMGDVIGDLNARRGQIQGMEALTGSQQINAFVPLSNMFGYSTDLRSKTQGRGQYSMEPSHYAEVPKNIAEGIMAGRKKD
- a CDS encoding phage integrase; its protein translation is MPAYKDKAKGTWYASFYFENWTGKKEKKMKRGFKTKREALEWERTFLQQQTADLDMTFESFVALYATDMKGRIKENTWGTKEHILYKKLVPYFGKRKMSEISSKEVMAWQSEMLNYRDKNGKPYSPVYLKTLHNQLSAVFNHAVKHYKLKANPAAQVGNMGKAKGREMLFWTKAEYLKFADAMMDKPLSYYTFEMLYWCGIREGELLALTPGDFDFEKQTVSISKSYQRIKGQDVVTDPKTAKSNRVIQMPAFLCEEMEDYIKSLYAAKPTDRIFPVTKSYLHREMDRGAKEAGVKRIRIHDLRHSHISLLIDMGFTALAIADRVGHESIDITYRYAHLFPTRQAEMANKLDMERKGA
- a CDS encoding phage protein; this translates as MSKELFVRAEEVAGVLGISKPYAYKLVREMNEELKQKGFLTIPGRVSRNYFEEKFYGLRENQ
- the tuf gene encoding elongation factor Tu, whose translation is MGKAKFERNKPHVNIGTIGHVDHGKTTLTAAITKVLAMKGDAEFTDYANIDKAPEERERGITINTSHVEYQTDNRHYAHVDCPGHADYVKNMITGAAQMDGAILVVSSADGPMPQTREHILLSRQVGVPYIVVFMNKVDQVDDEELLDLVEMEIRDLLTEYEFPGDDTPIIKGSALKVLESSSTDVNAPEYKCILDLMEAVDSYIPTPDRMADQPFLMPVEDVFTITGRGTVATGRVERGQIKTGEEVEIVGLKEEKTKTTVTGLEMFRKLLDYAEAGDNVGALLRGVQRTDIERGQVLAKPGTIHPHTKFQGQVYILKKDEGGRHTPFFNNYRPQFYFRTTDVTGVITLPEGTEMCMPGDNVTIEVELITPIAMDEGLRFAIREGGRTVGSGVVSKIYE
- the guaA2 gene encoding putative GMP synthase [glutamine-hydrolyzing] 2; protein product: MKQDMIVILDLGGEQSAQIAREVRALGVYSEIHPNDLTAQQLAALPGVRGFILNGGPNNVVDGAALEPSEAVLQSGLPVLAADYAGAPAWPAGDAEREQMLRAFVFDTCKAEANWNMKNFIADQIELVRRQVGDKKVLLALSGGVDSSVVAALLLRAIGDQLTCVHVNHGLLRKGEPEQVVQVFRHNLGANLVYVDATDRFLDKLAGVADPEQKRKIIGAEFIRVFEEEARKLSGIEFLAQGTIYPDIVESGTKTNKVVKSHHNVGGLPEDLAFELVEPVRQLFKDEVRAAGLALGLPADMVYRQPFPGPGLGVRCLGAITRDRLEALRESDAILREEFAKAGLDKTVWQYFTIVPDLKSVGVRDNARCDEWPAIIRAVNTVDAMTATIEDIPWPVLHAITQRIVTEVKGINRVCYDLTPKPTGTIEWE